A region from the Streptomyces lydicus genome encodes:
- a CDS encoding DUF4232 domain-containing protein: MSLTFKTLGRGRRVAAGSLIAVAALGLTACQSGPDATSRPSSNAAPVTSHDQQSGDGSQSAGAGPKSSATGQRPSASSEKSTPPGSKPKGTSPSAAQSQASAMAASDRCTADQMSLRLGASDAGAGNIRYPLVFTNKGKKACSLRGFPGVSLIKRDGSAVGKPATRGGGSGGAVRLQPGQSAHVLLHTLNEGVSDTPCWDRSQLVFVYPPGSKEPMTTGSAGLRVCGGRFDVTAVEAGGLG; encoded by the coding sequence ATGTCGCTCACCTTCAAGACACTCGGCCGCGGCCGGCGTGTCGCCGCGGGATCGCTGATCGCCGTCGCGGCGCTGGGGCTCACCGCCTGCCAGAGCGGGCCCGACGCCACCTCGCGCCCCTCGTCCAACGCCGCACCCGTCACGTCCCACGACCAGCAGAGCGGTGACGGCTCGCAGTCGGCCGGGGCGGGGCCGAAGTCCTCCGCGACCGGTCAGCGGCCCTCGGCCTCCTCGGAGAAGTCGACGCCCCCCGGCAGCAAGCCGAAGGGCACGTCACCGAGCGCCGCACAGTCCCAGGCCTCCGCCATGGCGGCGTCGGACCGTTGCACCGCCGACCAGATGTCGCTGCGCCTGGGGGCCTCCGACGCCGGTGCGGGCAACATCCGCTACCCCCTCGTCTTCACGAACAAGGGCAAGAAGGCCTGTTCCCTGCGCGGCTTCCCCGGGGTCTCGCTGATCAAGCGGGACGGTTCGGCCGTCGGCAAGCCCGCCACCCGCGGGGGCGGCTCCGGTGGCGCCGTGCGGCTCCAGCCGGGGCAGAGCGCACACGTGCTGCTGCACACCCTCAACGAGGGCGTCTCGGACACCCCGTGCTGGGACCGTTCGCAGCTCGTGTTCGTCTACCCGCCCGGATCCAAGGAGCCGATGACCACGGGCAGTGCCGGTCTGCGGGTGTGCGGCGGACGGTTCGATGTGACCGCGGTGGAGGCCGGAGGGCTGGGCTGA
- a CDS encoding hydrogenase expression protein HypE, producing the protein MSAASSVAAKAAANGKPSAEDESPIHILWINAGLSCDGDSVSLTAATQPSIEEIALSVLPGLPKIAVHWPLIDFECGPVQGADTFIEWFFKGERGEIDPFVLVIEGSIPNESIKPEGYWCGFGDDPETGQPITTSEWIDRLAPKALAVVAIGTCATYGGIHAMAGNPTGAMGVPDYLGWDWTSKAGIPIVCVPGCPIQPDNFSETLTYLLYQAVGSAPMIPLDDQLRPTWLFGKTVHEGCDRAGYYEQGQFATTYDSPKCSVKLGCWGPVVKCNVPKRGWMDGIGGCPNVGGICIACTMPGFPDKFMPFMDEPPGGKVSSTASAAYGSVVRRLRGITAKTVDHEPKWRHRGDQLTTGYRKPW; encoded by the coding sequence ATGTCTGCAGCTTCGAGCGTGGCCGCCAAGGCCGCTGCGAACGGAAAGCCGTCCGCCGAGGACGAGTCCCCGATCCACATTCTCTGGATCAACGCCGGCCTGAGTTGCGACGGCGACTCCGTGTCGCTGACCGCGGCGACCCAGCCGAGCATTGAGGAGATCGCGCTCAGTGTGCTGCCGGGGCTGCCCAAGATCGCTGTCCACTGGCCACTGATCGACTTCGAATGCGGCCCGGTCCAGGGCGCGGACACCTTCATCGAGTGGTTCTTCAAGGGCGAGCGCGGCGAGATCGACCCGTTCGTGCTGGTCATCGAGGGATCCATCCCGAACGAATCCATCAAGCCGGAGGGCTACTGGTGCGGTTTCGGTGACGACCCCGAGACCGGTCAGCCGATCACCACCAGTGAGTGGATCGACCGGCTCGCCCCCAAGGCGCTCGCCGTGGTCGCCATCGGCACCTGTGCCACATACGGCGGTATCCATGCGATGGCGGGCAATCCGACCGGGGCCATGGGCGTGCCCGACTACCTGGGCTGGGACTGGACCTCCAAGGCCGGGATCCCGATCGTCTGTGTGCCCGGCTGCCCGATCCAGCCGGACAACTTCTCGGAGACGCTGACCTATCTGCTCTACCAGGCGGTGGGCTCGGCCCCGATGATCCCGCTGGACGACCAGCTGCGGCCGACCTGGCTCTTCGGGAAGACCGTGCACGAGGGCTGCGACCGGGCCGGCTACTACGAGCAGGGCCAGTTCGCGACCACCTACGACTCGCCCAAGTGCTCGGTGAAGCTCGGATGCTGGGGTCCCGTGGTCAAATGCAACGTGCCCAAGCGGGGCTGGATGGACGGCATCGGCGGCTGTCCGAACGTCGGCGGTATCTGCATCGCCTGCACCATGCCCGGCTTCCCCGACAAGTTCATGCCGTTCATGGACGAGCCGCCCGGCGGCAAGGTCTCCAGCACCGCGAGTGCCGCGTACGGCAGCGTCGTCCGCCGGCTGCGCGGCATCACGGCCAAGACCGTCGACCACGAGCCCAAGTGGCGGCATCGCGGCGACCAACTGACCACCGGCTACCGGAAACCGTGGTGA
- a CDS encoding nickel-dependent hydrogenase large subunit: MAPKTKAAGDGSGLTEMSWDPITRIVGSLGIHTKIDFKQKRVAECYSTSSVFRGYSVFMRGKDPRDAHFITSRICGICGDNHATCSVYTQNMAYGVKPPHLGEWIINLGESAEYMFDHNIFQENLVGVDYCEKMVRETNPGVWELAQRTEAPHAAEHGYRTIADIMSSLNPLEGEFYREALQVSRYTREMFCLMEGRHVHPSTLYPGGVGTIASVQLFTDYLSRLMRYVEFMKRVVPLHDDLFDFFYEALPGYEEVGRRRVLLGCWGALNDPDHCDFTYRNMTDWGRKMFVTPGIIVDGKLVTNDLTEINLGIRILLGSSYYQDWAGQELFVTHDPLGNPVDPRHPWNQHTIPAPQKRDFNDKYSWVMSPRWFDGKEHLALDTGGGPIARLWSTALSGLVDTPYVKATGHSVTIDLPRSMTRPEARFEWKIPKWSNALERNRARTYFQAYTAAMALHFAEQGLEEVRAGRTQTWEKFEVPDESIGCGFTEAVRGVLSHHMVIRDGKIANYHPYPPTPWNASTRDTYGTPGPYEDAVQNTPIFEENSPENFKGIDIMRAVRSFDPCLPCGVHMYVGGGKSVQKMHVPTGLSGLGG, from the coding sequence ATGGCACCGAAGACAAAGGCGGCCGGTGACGGCAGCGGTCTGACGGAGATGTCCTGGGATCCGATCACCCGGATCGTGGGCAGCCTCGGTATCCACACGAAGATCGACTTCAAGCAGAAGCGGGTGGCGGAGTGCTACAGCACCTCCTCCGTCTTCCGCGGCTACAGCGTCTTCATGCGGGGCAAGGACCCGCGCGACGCGCACTTCATCACCAGCCGGATCTGCGGTATCTGCGGTGACAACCACGCCACGTGCTCCGTCTACACGCAGAACATGGCCTACGGGGTGAAGCCCCCGCACCTGGGGGAGTGGATCATCAACCTCGGCGAGTCCGCCGAGTACATGTTCGACCACAACATCTTCCAGGAGAACCTGGTCGGGGTCGACTACTGCGAAAAAATGGTCCGCGAGACCAACCCCGGCGTCTGGGAACTCGCCCAGCGCACCGAGGCCCCGCACGCGGCCGAGCACGGCTACCGCACCATCGCCGACATCATGAGCTCCCTCAACCCCCTCGAAGGCGAGTTCTACCGCGAGGCGCTGCAGGTCAGCCGCTACACCCGGGAGATGTTCTGCCTCATGGAGGGCCGCCATGTGCACCCCTCCACGCTCTACCCGGGCGGCGTCGGCACCATCGCCAGCGTCCAGCTCTTCACCGACTACCTCAGCCGGCTGATGCGCTACGTCGAGTTCATGAAGCGCGTCGTCCCGCTCCACGACGACCTGTTCGACTTCTTCTACGAGGCGCTGCCCGGATACGAGGAGGTCGGCCGGCGACGGGTGCTGCTGGGCTGCTGGGGGGCGCTCAACGACCCCGACCACTGCGACTTCACCTATCGCAACATGACGGACTGGGGGCGGAAGATGTTCGTCACCCCCGGCATCATCGTCGACGGCAAGCTGGTCACCAACGACCTCACCGAGATCAACCTCGGCATCCGGATCCTGCTGGGCAGCTCCTACTACCAGGACTGGGCAGGCCAGGAGCTGTTCGTCACCCACGACCCGCTCGGCAACCCCGTCGACCCGCGCCACCCGTGGAACCAGCACACCATCCCCGCGCCGCAGAAGCGCGACTTCAACGACAAGTACAGCTGGGTGATGTCCCCGCGCTGGTTCGACGGCAAGGAGCATCTGGCGCTGGACACCGGCGGCGGCCCGATCGCCCGGCTGTGGTCCACCGCGCTGTCCGGGCTCGTCGACACCCCGTACGTCAAGGCCACCGGCCACAGCGTCACCATCGACCTGCCGCGCAGCATGACCAGGCCCGAGGCCCGCTTCGAGTGGAAGATCCCGAAGTGGAGCAACGCGCTGGAGCGGAACCGCGCCCGCACCTACTTCCAGGCGTACACGGCGGCCATGGCCCTGCACTTCGCCGAGCAGGGGCTCGAAGAGGTCCGGGCCGGACGCACCCAGACCTGGGAGAAGTTCGAGGTGCCCGACGAGTCCATCGGCTGCGGCTTCACCGAGGCGGTACGCGGTGTGCTCTCGCACCACATGGTCATCCGGGACGGGAAGATCGCCAACTACCACCCGTACCCGCCCACCCCGTGGAACGCCAGCACCCGCGACACCTACGGCACCCCGGGACCGTACGAGGACGCCGTGCAGAATACCCCGATCTTCGAGGAGAACTCCCCGGAGAATTTCAAGGGCATCGACATCATGCGCGCGGTGCGCAGCTTCGACCCGTGTCTGCCCTGTGGCGTCCACATGTACGTCGGAGGCGGCAAGTCCGTCCAGAAGATGCATGTGCCCACCGGCCTGAGCGGACTGGGCGGATG